The Candidatus Tumulicola sp. DNA window CTGGGGTGCTCGCGCGTTGACGAAAATTTCGGGGCGTGCGCGCGCCGCGTGCGCAGCGCCTTTGCGACGCTTGGCTACGACTTCGACGCCGAGGCCGTCGCGCACGTCACCCTGTGCCGCGCGAGACCGCCGCTCCGAGGGACGCCGCAGCTACAGATCGAGCAAGGCGTGCGTCTGGACGTCGAACATCTCACGCTGTTCGAGAGCATTCCAGAGGGACGCACGACGCGCTACGAGACCCGCGCCCGCGCACCGCTGCGACCTGCGTGACCGAGACCGTGGAGCAGGACCTTTAGGTCCTGCTGACTCCTGAACGCGAGGAGTTAGCGGGATCTAAAGATCCCGCTCCACAGTCTTTTCCGGAGCTAAAGCTCCGGCACTACAAAAACTGGTTTTAGGGGACGAAGTGAACGTCGGCCGGATCCTGCGGCGGCGTCTTGACCGAGACGAACTTGAGATGACCGGAGGTCTCGGTCAGTCCCGCGTGGTTCGTCCCCTTTGGGATCACGATCATCATGCCGGGTTTCAGCGTCACTTGATGATCCCCCAACCATTCGGTGCCGGTACCTTCGAGCACGATCTGCACTTCGTTCGCGTCAGCGTGATAGTGCTTGGCGGCCGTCCCCATCTGCAACGCGGTGGTCATCCCGTCCGCGACCACGAGCGTCTTCGAGCGCAAATTGGGGAACACGGTGCCCGGTGTCGGCATCGCGTCGGGAGTCATGGCAGCGAGATCGATCGCGGCGGGCTGAAGCGGCATCGCGGCGGCGCGGGCGGTAAGCGGCAGGCGTGCCAGGGCGAACCCCATGGCAAAGGCCAGCACGGCGACGACCACCGTGGGAACATGGCGCATACTCATGTGAACAAGTCCCTTTCTCAAGGACGACCTTGGTCGCCGAGCCTTGTTTTTCCCGAACGATTCTCCTCCAAAAACGAGCGGGAACGGGCGCAACCAAAACCGCCATCCCCTCGTTATAGCTGTAGACGCCGAGCCGCGCAGCGCACCCCGCGCGACGCGGCGTCGTTTTTTTCTCCAAGGACCGGACCTCGCCCGAGGCGGCGGCATGAAAAACAAGCCGGACCTTAAGGTCCGGCTCCACAAGCTCTTTAGGTCCGGCTCCACGATAAAGTCCAGCGATCCCGATACGGGGTCAACCGGGTCTACAGATCGGATCCCACGCCCTTAGGCGGCGGCGCGTTTCTCTTTCGCGAGCGCCAGGGCCCAGCCGGTGCTGGTACGCTTGCGCACCAGATACCCGCCTTCGGTCCGATCCAGGTACTCGAAACCGCTTGCGACGGCTTCCGCTAATGAATTGAAGATAAGTATGCCTTGCATCGTCGTTCTCCGGGTTATGCCCCTCCCGTATCTTCTTATACGGTAAATGCCCAAATAAAGTTAGCCGCCGGACGCCCTTTGGTTCATTTTAACGCGACCCTCATCACATTTCACGCTCCGAGGGGCCCTCGTAAAGGGACGCGAAGCCCTCTCGAACATGCCCTCCGAAGCACCGCTGGTTGAAACCGCGACCTTGATAAGCCGGGAGCCAATCGCTCCCGGTTTTTGGTGTGTGGGGCTGCGCAGTCCCCATATCGCGATGCGCGCGCGGGCAGCCCAATTCGTCGCGCTCGACGTGCCCGGCCAATTCGCGGTGCGCCTACCGCTCGGCATCTGGACGGTGCGTGGAGACGAATTCAGCCTGCTTTTCCGGGAGTGGGGCACGCGCACGACGCGCTTCGCCGCTCTGCCGCTCGGCGCGCGCGTCTCCTGCATCGGCCCGCTCGGCAACGAATTCTCGCTGCCGGCGGCGGGCTCGAAAGCGCTCATCGCGGCAGGCGGTATCGGCGTGGCGCCCTTTTGGCTGCTCGCGCGCAGTCTGCTTGCACTCGGCGTCGAAACCAACATGCTG harbors:
- a CDS encoding cupin domain-containing protein; its protein translation is MSMRHVPTVVVAVLAFAMGFALARLPLTARAAAMPLQPAAIDLAAMTPDAMPTPGTVFPNLRSKTLVVADGMTTALQMGTAAKHYHADANEVQIVLEGTGTEWLGDHQVTLKPGMMIVIPKGTNHAGLTETSGHLKFVSVKTPPQDPADVHFVP